The segment ATTAGGACGAGGTTTATGGTTAGCCAGCCAAGCGCAAACAGCATTTGGTCGTATGATGGCTGGTAGTATTGTATTAAGTTTCTTTGTTTATGTTTTTGTAAATATCGGCATGGTAAGTGGCATTCTGCCTGTGGTAGGTGTTCCACTTCCTTTGGTGAGTTACGGCGGTACATCCATGATGACCCTACTAGCTGGCTTCGGTATTTTGATGTCTATCCACACTCACAGAAAAATGTTGTCTAAGGCGACCTAAATGCGTTCACTTTTTTTATTGTTCTTTGTTCTACTTGCAGGATGTAGCTCCGCGCCAGATAAACCTCAACAGGCAGAGACAAAAGCAGATCAAGCCACACCGGGCTTACTGTTTAAACCTAATACTCCAACTAATGATGATCCCAACGCGGGTCGTTATTCATTAAAAGATGACCGTGCACCAAAGGTTGTACCTGATTTTAGTAAAGTACCCCCCGTTGTACCGCATTATGAACCTTATAGTCGTGGTGGTAATAAAGACTACACATTACGTGGTAAACGCTACCACATAATAAAAGATACTAAAGGTTACACAGAGACAGGCTACGCTTCTTGGTACGGTGAAAAGTTCCACGGACACAAAACCTCTAATGGTGAAACATACAATATGTTTGCTATGACTGCGGCACATAAAACCTTACCGCTTCCGAGTTTTGTTCGCGTAACCAATACCCTAAATGGTAAATCAACCATCGTTCGAGTAAATGACCGCGGCCCATTCCATGATGGTCGAATTATCGATTTAAGTATGGCTGCAGCCGCAAAAATTGGGGTTATTAGTCTAGGCACAGCCCCTGTTAAGATAGAAGTGATAAATATACCTAAGCCGACAAATAAAAGTACGATGAAGAACTCTCCTATTCCTCATCATTATTTTGTCCAATTAGCTGCGGTAAATAGCTTAGCAAAAGCCGAAGAGATGAAAAAAGAGCTAAAGCGTAGCTTCAATACCGATATTGATATTCAAAAAGTGGATAGTCGCGCTGTATATCGTGTCCGCTTAGGTCCTTATATGGATCATCGAGATGCTGAAATACAACTGAGCAAAGTTAAATCTCATCACTATCCAAAAGCATTTATAACCACTGTTAATAGATAATGGGAACCTAATCGACATTTAGGACTCATAACATCGGCTTGTATGTTTATTCGTTTAACGTAATGAACATACAAGCTTTATTTTGTTCACAACAGTGAGGTAATAACCAATCTTTGCGTACATTACGTCCGCTTAATGTCAATAATTGGGATTCTTCCCCCCATTCAACTGATAGGTAAGGTGTTATCTGCTATAGTGAGCGTCATTTCTTGTCTTAGATAAACTAAAGTTATAATAATCATGAAGAAAACAGCTGCGCTTTTCCGTTCTGTCGCCATTTCAGCCACTTTGCTGGCTTCAGCTACTGTTGCTGCATCACCAGCAGTCGTACCTGAAGCTCCACAAATCGCGGCAAAAGGCTATATCCTCGTCGACTATAACTCAGGTAAAATCCTTGCGGGTCATAATGAATACGAAAAATTAGCACCTGCTAGTTTGACAAAAATGATGACCAGTTACGTTATCGGTCAAGAAATTAAAAACGGTAACATCTCACCAGATGACACTGTTGTTATCAGTAAAAATGCATGGGCGAAAAATTTCCCAGGCTCATCTAAAATGTTCCTTGAAGTTGGAAAAAGCGTAAAAGTTTCTGACTTAAACCGCGGTATTATCGTAGATTCAGGTAACGATGCCTGTGTTGCAATGGCAGAGCACGTTGCCGGCTCTCAAGAATCTTTTGTTGATTTAATGAATGGCTGGGCTAAAAACCTTGGTATGAAATCAACACACTTTGCTAATGTTCACGGTCTAGATCGCCCCGATCTATACACAACACCTTACGATCTTTCAATTCTAGCACGCTCACTCATTCATGATTTGCCTAATGAATTTAAGATCTACGCTGAAAAATCATTCACTTACAACGGTATTACCCAATACAACCGTAACGGTCTACTTTGGGATAAGAGCATGCACGTTGATGGTCTAAAAACAGGTCATACAGATAACGCAGGTTACAGCCTTGTAAGTACTGCTACTGAAGGTAACATGCGTCTTATCTCAGTTGTAATGGGTACTGCAAGTAAAAATGCTCGCCTTGCTGAAAGTAAGAAGCTGCTTAATTTTGGTTTCCGTTTCTACGAAACACTTTCACCAAACAAAAAAGATCAAACCATTGAAACTGAAAAAGTGTGGATGGGTGATACTGATACAGTAAACCTAGGTGTTGCTGAAAACACTTACGTAACATTGCCTCGTAGCCAAGCTAAAGATTTGAAAGCTAGCTTTGTGCTAACTAAAGAGCTAAAAGCACCAATTACCAAAGGTGAAGTTGTTGGTCAATTGACTTACCGTGTTGGTGATCAAGACGTTGCAGAATACCCTCTTGTGGCATTAAACGATGTTAAAGAAGGCAGCCTATTTAGCCGTATGGTTGACTACGTAATGATGCTAGTACAAAGTTGGTTTAAGTAATTTAAACCATCGACTTCATCGACGACTAAGAGGCAGCTTCGGTTGCCTCTTTGTTTTCATTACTGAATACAAACATTACCTCCTATATTCTCTATCGTCTTCATCCTCCCCTTGTTTTACATTCACTGACACATTAAGATGCCTGCATTACACTACTATTAGCCATAATAGTAATGATGAAAGACACATTGAAAGCGAACTTTGGAGTTCTATATGCAAGAACAAGAGCAACCAAAACTAAAAGATCTACTGGAATTCCCTTGTATCTTTACTTTTAAAGTAATGGGCGAAAACAAACCAGAATTGCCAGATCGTGTGGTTGAAGTTATTCAGAGTATTATCCCTGGGGATTACACTCCAACAACAAAACCAAGTAGCAAAGGAACATACACTGCAGTTTCTGTTGCTGTAAACGCGACCAATGTTGAACAAATTGAAACCTTATACAAAGAGTTAGGTTCAATTGATATTGTTCGCGTAGTGTTATAAGCACTATTTTTCAGGCGGTTATCAATACCGCCTGTCTTCTTATTCTCTTTACGTTTCTTATAATCCTCATTTATTATCCATAACTCCTTCATCAGTCGTTAACATTACATCCGCAACAAGTTTAGGTATAATGCCCTGACCTAGCCTTCTTTATGATTGGCATCTTAATTATTATCTGGGTAGTACATTGCAAACAGCTCTTATTATTAAAAACCTTGGCCGTTGCGATTACCAAGCGACGTACGATGCCATGCATGACTTCACCAATAATCGAACTGAAGACTCGGCAGATGAAATCTGGCTAGTTGAACATTCACCTGTTTTCACTCAAGGACAGGCAGGCAAAGTCGAACACTTGCTCAACACAGGCGATATCCCTGTTGTTCAAAGTGATCGTGGTGGTCAAGTAACCTATCATGGTCCCGGACAACAAGTGGCTTATATCTTGATCGATTTACGCCGGAAAAAATTAGGTGTACGTGAATTAGTTACGCACATCGAAAATACAGTAATCAATACTTTATCCCACTTTGGGATTAGCTCTAACGCTCGCCCTGATGCACCTGGTGTGTATGTTAATAATCAAAAAATATGCTCATTAGGATTACGGATCAGACGTGGGTGCTCTTTTCACGGTCTGGCACTCAATATAAATATGGATCTGGCGCCTTTTCTTCGTATAAACCCTTGCGGTTATGCTGGAATGGAAATGACACAAACTGCGTCATTAAATGGCCCAACTGAACTGACGGAAGTTCAGCCTGTACTCGTTGAAGAATTAACTAAATTACTCGATTATCCGAAAATCGAGTGGATGACGGAAAGCAATCAACCATGAGTAAACCAATTAAAATTGAACAAGGCGTCAAATATCGCGATGCCGATAAAATGGCATTGATCCCAGTTCGTAATGTTGCGAATGAAGAAGCGCCAAAAGAAGTATTACGTAAACCTGAGTGGATGAAAATCAAGCTACCGTCTGATAGTAAGCGTATTCAGGAAATCAAATCTGCCCTACGTAAAAACAAACTTCACTCAGTCTGTGAAGAGGCTTCTTGCCCGAATTTAGCCGAATGTTTTAACCACGGTACAGCTACCTTTATGATATTAGGTGCTATTTGTACCCGTCGTTGCCCATTCTGCGACGTTGCTCATGGTCGTCCTCTACCACCGAATGCAGAAGAGCCTGCGCATTTAGCACAGACAATCGCAGATATGAAGCTACGTTATGTAGTTGTCACTTCTGTTGACCGTGACGATCTGCGTGATGGTGGCGCACAACATTTCGTTGACTGTATTACTGAGATTAGAGCCAAAAACCCAAGCATTCATATTGAAACATTAGTGCCTGATTTCCGTGGCCGTATGGAGCGCGCACTAGAGATCTTCCGTGATACCGCACCTAATGTTTTTAACCACAACTTAGAAACGGCACCACGCCTGTACCGTAAGGCGCGCCCTGGTGCTAACTACCAGTGGTCATTGGATTTATTGAAAAAATTCAAAGAGCTTCATCCTGATGTACCGACTAAATCGGGTGTAATGATGGGCTTAGGTGAAACCAAAGAAGAAATAATTCAAGTATTAAAAGATCTTCGTGCTCATGGCGTTACCATGCTGACACTGGGGCAATATTTAGCACCAAGCCGTCACCACTTACCGGTTGAGCGTTATGTACCGCCAGAAGAGTTTGATGAACTTAAAGAAATCGCTCTCGATCTTGGCTTTACGCACGCAGCATGTGGACCATTTGTACGATCGTCGTACCACGCCGATCTACAAGCACAAGGTGTAGAGATTAAATAATATCTCAACATACTATGGCGTAAGCTAAAAATTAAATATAAAAAAACCGCTTTAAATAAAGCGGTTTTTTTTATGACAAAAATAACTAATTATTTCTGAAAACTTGCTGCAAAAGCGGGGGCCGCTGATTCTAAAATTTCACCGGTCACAGGTTTACCATCATTATCAGTAATATTAATTGACGTACGATTACCAAGATCACCAACTAAGATACGGTACTTATCATCAGTTAATTTCATCGGTTTAGTCCCTATTTTTTGCCAGAACTCATCATTAGGCTCACGGTACTTAACATCAATCAAACCTTGTGAACGGTTAC is part of the Photobacterium angustum genome and harbors:
- the lipB gene encoding lipoyl(octanoyl) transferase LipB; the protein is MQTALIIKNLGRCDYQATYDAMHDFTNNRTEDSADEIWLVEHSPVFTQGQAGKVEHLLNTGDIPVVQSDRGGQVTYHGPGQQVAYILIDLRRKKLGVRELVTHIENTVINTLSHFGISSNARPDAPGVYVNNQKICSLGLRIRRGCSFHGLALNINMDLAPFLRINPCGYAGMEMTQTASLNGPTELTEVQPVLVEELTKLLDYPKIEWMTESNQP
- a CDS encoding serine hydrolase, encoding MKKTAALFRSVAISATLLASATVAASPAVVPEAPQIAAKGYILVDYNSGKILAGHNEYEKLAPASLTKMMTSYVIGQEIKNGNISPDDTVVISKNAWAKNFPGSSKMFLEVGKSVKVSDLNRGIIVDSGNDACVAMAEHVAGSQESFVDLMNGWAKNLGMKSTHFANVHGLDRPDLYTTPYDLSILARSLIHDLPNEFKIYAEKSFTYNGITQYNRNGLLWDKSMHVDGLKTGHTDNAGYSLVSTATEGNMRLISVVMGTASKNARLAESKKLLNFGFRFYETLSPNKKDQTIETEKVWMGDTDTVNLGVAENTYVTLPRSQAKDLKASFVLTKELKAPITKGEVVGQLTYRVGDQDVAEYPLVALNDVKEGSLFSRMVDYVMMLVQSWFK
- the lipA gene encoding lipoyl synthase, with product MSKPIKIEQGVKYRDADKMALIPVRNVANEEAPKEVLRKPEWMKIKLPSDSKRIQEIKSALRKNKLHSVCEEASCPNLAECFNHGTATFMILGAICTRRCPFCDVAHGRPLPPNAEEPAHLAQTIADMKLRYVVVTSVDRDDLRDGGAQHFVDCITEIRAKNPSIHIETLVPDFRGRMERALEIFRDTAPNVFNHNLETAPRLYRKARPGANYQWSLDLLKKFKELHPDVPTKSGVMMGLGETKEEIIQVLKDLRAHGVTMLTLGQYLAPSRHHLPVERYVPPEEFDELKEIALDLGFTHAACGPFVRSSYHADLQAQGVEIK
- a CDS encoding septal ring lytic transglycosylase RlpA family protein translates to MRSLFLLFFVLLAGCSSAPDKPQQAETKADQATPGLLFKPNTPTNDDPNAGRYSLKDDRAPKVVPDFSKVPPVVPHYEPYSRGGNKDYTLRGKRYHIIKDTKGYTETGYASWYGEKFHGHKTSNGETYNMFAMTAAHKTLPLPSFVRVTNTLNGKSTIVRVNDRGPFHDGRIIDLSMAAAAKIGVISLGTAPVKIEVINIPKPTNKSTMKNSPIPHHYFVQLAAVNSLAKAEEMKKELKRSFNTDIDIQKVDSRAVYRVRLGPYMDHRDAEIQLSKVKSHHYPKAFITTVNR
- the ybeD gene encoding DUF493 family protein YbeD translates to MQEQEQPKLKDLLEFPCIFTFKVMGENKPELPDRVVEVIQSIIPGDYTPTTKPSSKGTYTAVSVAVNATNVEQIETLYKELGSIDIVRVVL